The following coding sequences are from one Malaciobacter pacificus window:
- a CDS encoding aldo/keto reductase family protein — MPNMIYGTAWKKEQTTQLVKTAINTGFKGIDTACQPKHYREDLVGIALKECFGDGLNPNDIFIQTKFTPLSGQDQNNMPYKASDSLKVQVEKSFETSKKNLGVDFIDSYILHSPIFPLAHTITAWEKMQEFYYNREVGQLGISNCYDLETLQYLYNNCEVKPSIVQNRFYNHTDYDKNIRAWCNDMGIIYQSFWSLTANPHLLNSDIIISLSLKYKKTAEQIFYKYLNSVNILPLNGTTSQKHMTEDLDIHNFTLEENEISSINKIL; from the coding sequence ATGCCAAACATGATATATGGCACTGCTTGGAAGAAAGAACAAACAACACAACTTGTAAAAACAGCTATCAATACTGGCTTTAAAGGCATTGATACTGCTTGTCAACCAAAACATTACAGGGAAGACTTAGTAGGAATTGCCCTAAAAGAGTGTTTTGGTGATGGTTTAAACCCAAATGATATTTTTATTCAAACTAAATTCACACCTTTAAGTGGACAAGACCAAAACAATATGCCCTATAAAGCAAGTGATAGTCTAAAAGTTCAAGTAGAAAAATCATTTGAAACTTCAAAGAAAAATTTAGGAGTTGATTTTATTGACTCTTATATCCTTCACTCTCCTATTTTTCCTCTAGCTCACACAATAACAGCGTGGGAAAAAATGCAAGAGTTTTATTATAATAGAGAAGTAGGGCAACTAGGAATCTCAAATTGCTATGATTTAGAAACTTTACAATACTTATATAATAACTGTGAAGTAAAACCAAGTATTGTTCAAAATAGATTTTATAATCACACAGATTATGATAAAAATATTAGAGCTTGGTGTAATGATATGGGAATTATTTATCAAAGTTTTTGGTCACTTACTGCTAATCCACACTTGTTAAATAGTGATATTATTATAAGTTTATCTTTAAAATATAAAAAGACAGCAGAGCAAATATTTTATAAATATTTAAATAGTGTAAATATCCTTCCTCTAAATGGAACAACTTCACAAAAACATATGACTGAAGATTTAGATATTCATAATTTTACTTTAGAAGAAAATGAAATATCTTCTATAAACAAAATTCTGTAA
- a CDS encoding DsbC family protein — protein MLKNTKKLIIASSLITSSLLAQTELSDSQIKQMENLNIFKKSGISITKGLDADSVYILNIKAQNAVDTVYLTKDKKYLISGDVLDVNNGMPLTMPVDVSILKGKEAFTFGTGSDEYILFTDPECPYCRKFESYFPQIEDKVKIRVFYYPLDFHKNAYDLSLFIMAQENAKDRLNAMLNVTAKDEEFKNHKFKPAQKEKLSKKLDENIELALQMGVQGTPAMFDLKGNKIVWVNILRKYGINVR, from the coding sequence ATGCTTAAAAATACAAAAAAACTAATTATAGCTTCATCTTTAATTACAAGCTCACTATTAGCTCAAACAGAGCTTTCAGACTCACAAATAAAACAGATGGAGAATTTAAATATATTTAAAAAATCTGGTATTTCAATCACTAAAGGACTTGATGCAGATTCAGTTTATATTTTAAATATTAAGGCCCAAAATGCAGTTGATACAGTCTATTTAACAAAAGATAAAAAATACTTAATTTCAGGTGATGTTTTAGATGTAAATAATGGTATGCCACTTACAATGCCAGTTGATGTTTCAATCTTAAAAGGAAAAGAAGCCTTTACATTTGGAACAGGAAGTGATGAATATATCTTATTTACAGATCCAGAGTGTCCTTATTGTAGAAAATTTGAGTCATATTTCCCTCAAATAGAAGATAAAGTAAAAATAAGAGTTTTCTACTATCCACTTGATTTTCATAAAAACGCATATGATTTATCACTATTTATAATGGCTCAAGAAAATGCTAAAGATAGATTAAACGCTATGTTAAATGTAACTGCAAAAGATGAAGAGTTTAAAAATCATAAATTTAAACCAGCTCAAAAAGAGAAACTATCAAAAAAACTTGATGAAAATATTGAACTAGCTTTACAAATGGGAGTTCAAGGAACACCTGCTATGTTTGACTTAAAAGGTAATAAAATCGTTTGGGTTAATATTTTAAGAAAATATGGAATTAATGTAAGATAG
- a CDS encoding DUF1853 family protein: MTSIKEQFIGFYSTPKLFSTIKNIEQFEFETIDISSIDINIQINQRLPLGKRIEYFFEEYLKHVSRYKLLYKNIQVIEDKNTLGEIDFILYDKEKEKYLHTELVYKYYLYDESFENEINRYIGPNRDDTLLKKLDKLYTKQFPLLYSNKTKEYIDIDYSNVYQNSCFKANIYLPYKKEPKLGLVNKECIKGFYINIEKFKCEEKFKSYKYYMPHRYDWVSDIPKDIEYKTYEDIVQEIEYFISLGKSPLIWLKNDEVYQEFFITWW, from the coding sequence ATGACCAGTATAAAAGAACAGTTTATTGGATTTTACAGCACTCCAAAGCTATTTAGCACTATAAAAAATATAGAACAGTTTGAATTTGAAACTATAGATATAAGTAGTATAGATATAAATATACAAATAAATCAAAGACTACCACTAGGAAAAAGAATAGAGTATTTTTTTGAAGAGTATTTAAAACATGTAAGTAGATATAAACTACTATATAAGAATATTCAAGTAATAGAAGATAAAAACACTTTAGGTGAGATTGATTTTATACTATATGATAAAGAAAAAGAGAAATACTTACATACAGAACTAGTATACAAATACTACTTATATGATGAAAGCTTTGAAAATGAGATTAATAGATATATAGGACCAAATAGAGATGATACGCTATTAAAAAAACTAGACAAGCTGTATACTAAACAGTTTCCACTTCTATATAGTAATAAAACAAAAGAGTATATAGATATAGATTATAGCAATGTATATCAAAATAGTTGTTTTAAAGCTAATATATATTTACCATATAAAAAAGAGCCAAAACTAGGTTTAGTAAATAAAGAGTGTATAAAAGGCTTTTATATAAATATAGAAAAATTTAAGTGTGAAGAGAAATTTAAATCATATAAATACTACATGCCACATAGATATGATTGGGTAAGTGATATACCAAAAGACATAGAGTATAAAACTTATGAAGATATAGTACAGGAGATAGAGTATTTTATAAGTTTAGGAAAATCACCACTTATATGGCTAAAAAATGATGAGGTCTACCAAGAGTTTTTTATAACATGGTGGTAG
- a CDS encoding DUF748 domain-containing protein, protein MGKIEKTFWWLCFILAIYTTIGFKLIPVVLKDQLIKNLDANLTAKSSIEKVEFNPYSLTARLYNYKLTNEETIASFDKLTLDLGLIASISDLHANIQEVKLEKLYLNIIEEKDGSFNVAKLVKPTQEVQEEPKDESSSQIEFLVSKIFLENSKIDFTKLKDKEPYKISINDINYKLRDVGTFNNSLSSNDLKLKINEFTNLSIEGAFRLIPFKMYGKANIEDLRVKELLDYDMSSFNFNLNKEANINLGMDFNIDTTKKTDVVLNSTIFNINNLNVIQNELNTVSLKKLDIKNFKFDLDKQEILVDTPTVNTLNVKVLNSKDGINLANLVKSQPTKDEEPIKETKPWIVKVSNSILENINTNYTDKINSLVINSKNTIKINRFNLDGSNIDLSNINLKASNFNFEDNKNRLTILDELISINMDKLDLKNNKIAINSIKLNSDNLNVKDKSSIKLSSAKNSINVSKINIDGSNIDINSVNTTLANLNFDELKSKLNIKSKQTKIDASNLKINGSKINISKISLGTPNLDLKDRINNMTIGVKSTNVDLNSLILNGSNIDIKTIKLSRPDINFYDKKNNISLKAQDLQVYVNKLSQKGSRLNINSLRVVQPKVNFLNTKDKTNILANNIDLSVSGIYNSNSLLKVNKTTVNRPIISVILPKSNSTKDEVKNEVEKKTTKENSNGKKIDIGPITIRNAKLNFEDKNLPIPFKTTVSKLNGSISEFKSDIQSKTKLQVRGVVDEYGTTNITGVVNPNSIKLLTDINMVFKNIAMKNFTPYTGKFIGRELKSGKLDLDLNYNIQSSNLKAQNNVVIKQLELGNKVESKDAVSLPLELAIALLQDTSGVIDLNLPISGNVDDPQFSIAPIVFKEFVNLITKALTAPFSLLGAIFGFDANEINSVDFNYGESEITPIQRETLDKINKILTKRPNLVLEIIPSYENQKDLLALKNNKFIKIVNNELPNKNIKNYDEKYLELLEEIYKDYDKKVKELKNTHTTDNKINIKTYKKALESFIINKQDVKTEELEKIAKIRAINIKEYLVKQKGISVKQVKVSKALKQKDSTSKTLNIDLEIKKL, encoded by the coding sequence ATGGGAAAAATAGAAAAAACATTTTGGTGGCTTTGCTTTATATTAGCAATATATACTACCATTGGATTTAAGCTTATACCTGTTGTTTTAAAAGATCAATTAATAAAAAATCTAGATGCAAATCTTACAGCAAAAAGTAGTATTGAAAAAGTAGAATTCAACCCCTACTCTTTAACTGCAAGACTTTATAACTATAAACTAACAAATGAAGAAACGATTGCATCATTTGATAAACTAACTTTAGATTTGGGTTTAATTGCTTCAATCAGTGACTTACATGCGAATATACAAGAAGTAAAACTAGAAAAGCTATATTTAAATATCATAGAAGAAAAAGATGGAAGCTTCAATGTTGCTAAACTAGTAAAACCAACTCAAGAAGTACAAGAAGAACCTAAAGATGAATCAAGCTCACAAATAGAGTTCTTAGTATCTAAAATCTTTTTGGAAAACTCAAAAATTGATTTTACAAAACTAAAAGATAAAGAACCATATAAAATTAGTATAAATGATATAAATTATAAACTAAGAGATGTGGGAACTTTTAATAACTCTTTATCATCAAATGATTTAAAACTAAAAATAAACGAATTTACTAATCTTTCAATAGAAGGTGCGTTTAGATTAATACCATTTAAGATGTATGGTAAAGCTAATATTGAAGACTTAAGGGTTAAAGAGTTATTAGACTATGATATGAGTAGTTTTAATTTTAATTTAAATAAAGAGGCAAATATTAATCTAGGAATGGATTTTAATATTGATACTACTAAAAAAACAGATGTAGTTTTAAACTCAACAATTTTTAATATCAATAACTTAAATGTAATTCAAAATGAATTAAATACAGTAAGCCTGAAAAAACTAGATATTAAAAACTTTAAATTTGATTTAGATAAACAAGAAATCTTAGTTGATACACCAACTGTAAATACTCTAAATGTAAAAGTTCTAAACTCTAAAGATGGAATTAATTTAGCTAATTTAGTAAAAAGTCAACCAACAAAAGATGAAGAACCCATAAAGGAGACTAAGCCTTGGATTGTTAAAGTTTCTAATTCTATATTAGAGAATATAAATACAAACTATACAGATAAGATTAACTCTTTAGTAATTAATAGTAAAAATACAATTAAAATTAATAGATTTAATCTAGATGGTTCAAACATAGATTTATCAAATATTAATCTAAAAGCTTCTAATTTTAATTTTGAAGATAATAAAAATAGATTAACTATTTTAGATGAATTAATATCTATAAATATGGATAAATTAGATTTAAAAAACAACAAAATAGCAATCAATAGTATAAAACTAAATAGTGATAATTTAAATGTTAAAGATAAATCTTCTATTAAACTAAGTAGTGCTAAAAATAGTATTAATGTTAGTAAGATAAATATTGATGGTTCTAATATAGATATCAATTCTGTAAATACAACATTAGCAAATTTAAATTTTGATGAATTAAAATCTAAACTAAATATTAAATCGAAACAAACAAAAATAGATGCATCTAATTTAAAAATCAATGGTTCTAAAATCAATATTTCTAAAATATCATTAGGTACACCGAACTTAGATTTAAAAGATAGAATCAATAATATGACTATAGGAGTAAAATCAACTAATGTTGATTTAAACTCTCTTATATTAAATGGCTCAAATATAGATATAAAAACAATTAAGCTTTCAAGACCAGATATTAACTTTTATGACAAAAAAAACAACATTTCCTTAAAAGCCCAAGACTTACAAGTATATGTAAATAAATTGTCTCAAAAAGGAAGTAGATTAAATATAAACTCTTTAAGGGTTGTTCAACCTAAAGTTAATTTTCTTAATACTAAGGATAAAACAAATATCTTAGCTAATAATATTGATTTAAGTGTGAGTGGAATCTATAATTCAAATAGTCTACTAAAAGTTAATAAAACAACTGTGAATAGACCAATAATAAGTGTAATATTACCTAAATCTAATTCTACTAAGGATGAGGTAAAAAATGAAGTAGAAAAAAAGACAACTAAAGAGAACTCAAATGGTAAAAAAATTGATATTGGTCCTATTACTATTAGAAATGCAAAATTAAACTTTGAAGATAAAAACTTACCAATACCATTTAAAACAACTGTCTCAAAACTAAATGGAAGTATTAGTGAGTTTAAAAGTGATATTCAAAGTAAAACAAAACTTCAAGTAAGAGGTGTTGTTGATGAATATGGTACTACAAATATAACAGGGGTTGTAAATCCAAACAGTATAAAACTTTTAACAGATATTAATATGGTGTTTAAAAATATTGCCATGAAAAACTTCACACCTTATACAGGTAAATTTATAGGAAGAGAGTTAAAAAGTGGTAAGCTAGATTTAGACTTAAACTATAACATTCAAAGTTCAAACTTAAAAGCACAAAACAATGTAGTAATAAAGCAATTAGAACTTGGAAACAAAGTTGAAAGTAAAGATGCTGTTTCTCTACCCTTAGAACTAGCAATCGCCCTACTTCAAGATACAAGTGGGGTTATAGATTTAAACCTACCTATAAGTGGTAATGTTGATGACCCACAATTTTCTATTGCTCCAATTGTATTTAAAGAATTTGTAAATTTAATTACAAAGGCACTAACAGCACCATTTTCACTACTTGGAGCTATATTTGGATTTGATGCAAATGAAATCAATAGTGTAGACTTTAATTATGGAGAGAGTGAAATTACTCCTATACAAAGAGAAACACTAGATAAAATAAATAAAATCTTAACAAAACGTCCAAACTTAGTATTAGAAATTATTCCATCATATGAAAACCAAAAAGATTTACTTGCATTAAAAAACAATAAATTTATAAAAATAGTTAATAATGAATTACCTAATAAAAATATTAAAAACTATGATGAAAAGTATTTAGAACTATTAGAAGAGATTTATAAAGATTATGACAAAAAAGTTAAAGAGTTAAAAAACACTCATACAACAGATAATAAAATAAATATAAAAACCTATAAAAAAGCTCTTGAGTCATTTATTATAAACAAGCAAGATGTAAAAACTGAAGAGTTAGAAAAGATTGCAAAGATTAGAGCTATTAATATTAAAGAGTATCTTGTAAAACAAAAAGGTATTTCTGTAAAACAAGTTAAAGTTAGTAAGGCACTTAAACAAAAAGATTCAACATCAAAAACTTTAAATATTGATTTAGAAATAAAAAAATTATAA
- the dapE gene encoding succinyl-diaminopimelate desuccinylase gives MTVIELFQKLLRFKSVTPDDDGAFDFIEEYLGDTWKCISVDMEGVKNRFYYKKFNDNPQHLCFAGHIDVVPPGKGWEVDPFAADIIDGVITARGTQDMKSGDAAFLYACKHAENFDGTLSILMTSDEEGEGTYGTIKMLEHLREIDFIPQYAVVAEPTCEEVFGDAIKVGRRGSINGYITIKGKQGHAAYPEKCINPVHNFAEVLPKIAGHNLDNGDEYFAPSKMVITDIRGGMEVTNVTPNELKLMFNVRNSTNTTRESVEAFIHEKLKGLEYDFRTTQGSFPFVTNKESKVVKAMEESILKVLGIKTKHSTHGGTSDARYFGSFGIEAIEFGVINDTIHSVGERTTVKEVEGLCKVYEDLIKSF, from the coding sequence ATGACAGTTATAGAGTTATTTCAAAAATTATTGAGATTTAAATCAGTTACTCCTGATGATGATGGAGCATTTGATTTTATAGAAGAGTATTTAGGTGATACTTGGAAATGTATTAGTGTAGATATGGAAGGTGTTAAAAATAGATTTTATTATAAAAAATTTAATGACAACCCTCAACACCTATGTTTTGCTGGACATATAGATGTAGTACCACCTGGAAAGGGATGGGAAGTTGACCCATTTGCAGCTGATATTATAGATGGAGTTATAACTGCTAGGGGGACTCAAGATATGAAAAGTGGAGATGCTGCTTTTTTATATGCTTGTAAACATGCAGAAAATTTTGATGGAACACTAAGTATTTTAATGACTTCTGATGAAGAGGGTGAAGGAACTTATGGAACTATAAAGATGTTAGAACATCTAAGAGAAATAGATTTTATTCCTCAATACGCAGTAGTAGCAGAACCAACTTGTGAAGAAGTATTTGGAGATGCTATTAAAGTAGGTAGACGTGGTAGTATAAATGGATATATTACTATTAAAGGTAAACAAGGACATGCAGCTTATCCAGAAAAGTGTATAAATCCAGTTCATAATTTCGCTGAGGTACTACCAAAAATTGCAGGACATAATTTAGATAATGGAGATGAATATTTTGCTCCATCTAAAATGGTAATTACTGATATCAGAGGTGGTATGGAAGTTACAAATGTAACTCCAAATGAGTTAAAACTAATGTTTAATGTAAGAAACTCTACAAATACTACAAGGGAATCGGTAGAAGCATTTATCCATGAAAAACTAAAAGGTTTAGAGTATGACTTTAGAACAACTCAAGGTTCTTTTCCCTTTGTAACAAATAAAGAATCAAAAGTAGTAAAAGCTATGGAAGAATCAATTTTAAAAGTTTTAGGAATTAAAACAAAACACTCAACTCATGGTGGAACTAGTGATGCTAGATATTTTGGTAGCTTTGGAATTGAAGCTATTGAATTTGGTGTTATAAATGACACTATACATAGTGTTGGTGAGAGAACAACAGTTAAAGAAGTAGAGGGTCTTTGTAAAGTATATGAAGATTTAATCAAAAGTTTTTAA
- a CDS encoding DUF6858 family protein, translating to MKQKIFKEKYHIFEIEYNKNELKYKNVDEIINHLKEKIDNHPVISFIAIFDQYNHTSCVNGEINPAIKSAKNIVFCFGKELPTPEVLAVRPRSIGVCELEDKFILNFLEAPNDMANKTMEEFVKSILNN from the coding sequence ATGAAACAAAAAATATTTAAAGAAAAGTACCATATATTTGAAATTGAATATAATAAAAATGAATTAAAATATAAAAACGTGGATGAAATCATTAATCATTTAAAAGAAAAAATTGATAATCACCCCGTAATCTCTTTTATAGCTATTTTTGACCAATATAATCACACAAGCTGCGTAAATGGAGAAATAAATCCTGCTATTAAATCTGCTAAAAATATAGTATTTTGTTTTGGTAAAGAGTTACCAACTCCTGAAGTATTAGCAGTTCGACCTAGAAGTATTGGTGTTTGTGAATTAGAAGATAAATTTATATTAAATTTTTTAGAAGCACCAAACGATATGGCAAATAAAACAATGGAAGAGTTTGTTAAATCAATTTTAAATAATTAA
- a CDS encoding YbhB/YbcL family Raf kinase inhibitor-like protein: protein MKKILCTLGLTASFLFANNFTLTSSDLKGQLTNTQVFNGFGCEGENISPQLSWSDAPKGTKSFALTVYDPDAPTGSGWWHWIVFDIPKSKTTLETGFGNKEQKDVVQSMTDFGKTGFGGACPPVGDKPHRYIFTIHALDVEKLGLDEKADSALVGYYLNAHTIGKSSLISYYGR, encoded by the coding sequence ATGAAAAAAATTTTATGTACTTTAGGATTAACTGCAAGTTTTTTATTTGCAAATAACTTTACACTTACAAGTAGTGATTTAAAAGGTCAATTAACAAATACTCAAGTATTTAATGGCTTTGGATGTGAGGGTGAAAATATTTCACCACAATTATCTTGGAGTGATGCACCAAAGGGAACAAAATCATTTGCATTAACTGTTTATGACCCAGATGCACCAACTGGTTCAGGGTGGTGGCATTGGATTGTATTTGATATCCCTAAAAGTAAAACAACTTTAGAAACAGGTTTTGGAAATAAAGAACAAAAAGATGTAGTTCAAAGTATGACTGATTTTGGAAAAACTGGATTTGGTGGAGCTTGTCCTCCAGTAGGAGATAAACCTCACAGATATATTTTTACTATTCATGCCCTTGATGTTGAAAAACTTGGACTTGATGAAAAAGCAGATTCAGCACTTGTTGGTTATTACTTAAACGCTCATACTATTGGAAAATCTTCACTTATTTCATATTATGGAAGATAA
- a CDS encoding helix-turn-helix domain-containing protein — MKLHEIGSEIKRLRIQKNLTQEELATKSGISRVTLGKVERGELGNTSVKTLDIILSNLNQEIEFKSNIGFGLPNLDELK, encoded by the coding sequence ATGAAATTACACGAAATTGGAAGTGAAATAAAAAGACTAAGAATCCAAAAAAATCTTACACAAGAGGAACTTGCAACAAAAAGTGGAATTAGTAGAGTAACACTTGGAAAAGTTGAAAGGGGAGAGTTAGGTAATACAAGTGTAAAAACATTGGATATAATATTATCAAACCTAAATCAAGAGATAGAGTTTAAATCTAATATAGGATTTGGTTTACCAAATTTAGATGAATTAAAATAA
- a CDS encoding type II toxin-antitoxin system HipA family toxin: MEDIKVKVDSKEVGKLFFEKEKNQYGFNYTVDFKPISLIMPYRSSSYIWSYKLHPIFDMNMPEGYLFELFKKYLTKSYGYIDDFLVFSHICSNIQGRLSYETKTKSKEFLSFDLNEVLQNDSSDTFTKIVTAFLDKNAISGVQPKSLAILKDKESISSKEYIIKTWGEEYQQLALNEYFCLKAIEKSSVKIPNIQLSKNNKFLLVERFNYAKENNSFLGFEEILTLVGKNKDEKYSGSYEQIAKVIYSVSTQKLEDMRSLYKVIVMNYLLKNGDAHLKNFGVLYDKDFSKIWFSPAYDVVNTVAYFYNDRPALTMNGKKIWFGKKELIKFGVQNCYLKQNEATKFYEDCINSLKESINELKEYISINKKFENIGQKMIDCWELSLDEKSYKEIPNEITRNWK, from the coding sequence ATGGAAGATATAAAAGTAAAAGTAGACTCAAAAGAGGTAGGAAAACTTTTTTTTGAAAAAGAAAAAAATCAATATGGATTTAACTATACAGTTGATTTTAAACCTATCTCCCTAATTATGCCCTATAGATCATCATCTTATATTTGGAGTTATAAACTTCATCCTATTTTTGATATGAATATGCCTGAGGGGTATTTATTTGAATTATTTAAAAAGTATCTTACTAAGAGTTATGGATATATAGATGATTTTTTAGTCTTTTCTCACATATGCTCAAATATTCAAGGAAGACTTAGCTATGAAACTAAAACTAAATCCAAAGAGTTTTTATCATTTGATTTAAATGAAGTTTTACAAAATGATAGCAGTGATACTTTTACTAAAATTGTAACTGCATTTTTAGATAAAAATGCAATATCAGGAGTTCAGCCAAAATCACTTGCTATATTAAAAGATAAAGAGAGTATCTCTTCAAAAGAGTATATTATAAAAACTTGGGGTGAAGAGTATCAACAACTTGCATTAAATGAATATTTTTGTTTAAAAGCAATTGAAAAATCAAGTGTGAAAATACCAAATATACAATTATCAAAAAACAATAAATTTTTATTGGTTGAGAGATTTAATTATGCAAAAGAAAATAATAGTTTTTTAGGTTTTGAAGAAATTTTAACTTTAGTTGGTAAAAACAAAGATGAAAAATACTCAGGAAGTTATGAACAAATAGCAAAAGTAATATATAGTGTAAGTACCCAAAAACTTGAAGATATGAGGAGTTTATATAAAGTGATAGTTATGAATTATTTACTTAAAAATGGTGATGCACATCTTAAAAACTTTGGTGTTTTATACGATAAAGATTTCTCAAAAATATGGTTTAGTCCAGCCTATGATGTAGTAAATACAGTTGCTTATTTTTATAATGATCGACCAGCACTTACAATGAATGGAAAAAAAATATGGTTTGGTAAAAAAGAGCTTATAAAATTTGGAGTTCAAAACTGCTATCTAAAACAAAATGAAGCAACAAAATTTTATGAAGATTGTATAAATTCTTTAAAAGAATCAATTAATGAGTTAAAAGAGTATATCTCAATAAATAAAAAGTTTGAAAATATTGGTCAAAAAATGATTGATTGTTGGGAATTATCTCTTGATGAAAAAAGTTATAAGGAGATTCCAAATGAAATTACACGAAATTGGAAGTGA
- a CDS encoding methyl-accepting chemotaxis protein, translating into MASLGQTVKESVFSGEELASKTVVSMEEINQKVNSINEAIIVIDQIAFQTNILSLNAAVEAATAGEAGKGFAVVAQEVRNLASRSAEAAREIKNLVEEATSKANDGKIVSSDMIEGYKKLNENISETIHIIEDVSKASNEQMTGIEQINDAVNMLDRVTQENANDSNQIKLIAQEVSKLAHELLIDSKTKKFN; encoded by the coding sequence ATGGCATCTTTAGGTCAAACTGTTAAAGAATCAGTTTTTTCAGGTGAAGAACTAGCTTCTAAAACAGTTGTTTCTATGGAAGAAATTAATCAAAAAGTAAACTCAATTAATGAAGCAATTATTGTAATAGATCAAATTGCATTCCAAACAAATATACTTTCACTTAATGCAGCAGTTGAAGCAGCAACAGCAGGTGAAGCAGGGAAAGGTTTTGCTGTAGTTGCACAGGAAGTTAGAAACTTGGCTTCAAGAAGTGCAGAGGCTGCAAGGGAAATTAAAAATCTTGTTGAAGAAGCTACCTCAAAAGCAAATGATGGAAAGATAGTTTCATCAGATATGATTGAGGGATATAAAAAATTAAATGAAAATATTTCTGAAACAATTCATATAATTGAGGATGTATCAAAAGCTTCAAATGAACAAATGACAGGAATAGAGCAAATAAATGATGCTGTTAATATGCTAGATAGAGTTACTCAAGAAAATGCAAATGATTCAAATCAAATAAAATTAATTGCTCAAGAAGTATCAAAACTTGCACATGAATTATTAATTGATTCAAAAACAAAAAAATTTAACTAA
- a CDS encoding zinc ribbon domain-containing protein YjdM translates to MEQLPNCPKCGGEYTYEDGDLFICPECAHEWSQDASLAADEDALVVKDANGTLLQDGDDVTVIKDLKVKGSSSGIKVGTKIKGIRLVDGHDGHNIDCKVPGVGAIKLKQEFVKKS, encoded by the coding sequence ATGGAACAATTACCTAACTGTCCAAAATGTGGAGGAGAATATACATACGAAGATGGAGATTTATTTATCTGTCCTGAGTGTGCACATGAATGGTCACAAGATGCATCATTAGCAGCTGATGAAGATGCTTTAGTAGTAAAAGATGCAAATGGAACACTACTTCAAGATGGAGATGATGTTACAGTTATTAAAGATTTAAAAGTTAAGGGTAGTTCTTCTGGAATTAAAGTTGGTACTAAAATCAAAGGTATTAGACTAGTTGATGGTCACGATGGACACAATATTGATTGTAAGGTACCAGGTGTTGGTGCTATTAAATTAAAACAAGAGTTTGTAAAGAAGTCTTAA
- a CDS encoding PAS domain-containing protein, giving the protein MSIGKETVLDKNAFLVSETDARGIIRFANDDFCKVAEYSLNELLGQPHSMVRHKDMPKKAFKSLWDTVQKGEIWTGYVKNATKSGGYYWVFATVYPFESSDGSKGYLSCRKRANLEEIQKAENLYDIWRKEEN; this is encoded by the coding sequence ATGTCTATAGGCAAAGAAACAGTTTTAGATAAAAATGCATTTTTAGTTAGTGAAACTGATGCAAGGGGAATAATAAGATTTGCAAATGATGATTTCTGTAAAGTTGCAGAATATTCATTAAATGAATTACTAGGACAACCTCATAGTATGGTTAGGCATAAAGATATGCCCAAAAAAGCATTTAAATCACTATGGGATACTGTTCAAAAAGGAGAAATTTGGACAGGATATGTAAAAAATGCAACAAAAAGTGGTGGTTATTATTGGGTATTTGCAACGGTATATCCATTTGAAAGTAGTGATGGTTCAAAAGGTTATTTATCTTGTCGAAAAAGAGCTAATCTAGAAGAGATACAAAAAGCTGAGAACCTGTATGATATTTGGAGAAAAGAAGAGAACTAA